A region of Nostoc sp. 'Peltigera membranacea cyanobiont' N6 DNA encodes the following proteins:
- a CDS encoding SGNH/GDSL hydrolase family protein produces MQRRIITTGFLLLSLIFPLKVLAKDYDNIYVFGDSLSDIGNVFNATNGIIPPNPTYYNGHFSNGPIWVDYLASDLGLTLNLKNNFAFGGATTGTENIGLATLPGLQQQINNFVAGNETADPNALYIIWAGTNDYLSYFFDGEPNPSNTVANLSTALTSLVADGAKDIMVVNLPDLGKSPFANFTSERSNLFSTFSSEHNSSLNTELKVLSQQLSPDINIIELNVNSLFDRIVAAPEEFGFTNVTNSCLSEDLSVVPIDIPTQQVSCNPKEFLFWDGVHPTTTAHKLIGELAFSALQPVPVPEASAGLGMLAYSILGAVSLLKGKITN; encoded by the coding sequence GTGCAAAGACGAATTATAACAACAGGATTTTTGCTGTTATCTTTGATATTTCCACTCAAAGTATTAGCAAAAGATTATGATAATATTTATGTTTTTGGAGACAGTTTGTCTGATATTGGTAATGTATTTAATGCCACTAATGGAATTATTCCTCCAAATCCAACATACTATAATGGGCATTTTTCTAATGGCCCAATTTGGGTTGATTATCTTGCCTCCGATCTAGGATTAACATTAAACCTGAAAAATAACTTTGCTTTTGGTGGTGCGACTACAGGAACTGAGAATATTGGTTTGGCTACTTTACCAGGATTGCAGCAACAGATAAATAACTTTGTAGCAGGAAATGAAACTGCCGATCCAAATGCTCTATATATTATTTGGGCTGGTACTAATGACTACTTAAGTTACTTTTTCGATGGTGAGCCAAATCCTAGCAATACAGTGGCAAATTTATCAACAGCGTTGACATCACTTGTTGCTGATGGTGCTAAAGATATCATGGTCGTCAACTTACCAGATTTGGGAAAATCGCCTTTTGCAAATTTCACCAGTGAACGTTCCAACTTATTCAGCACATTTAGCAGCGAACATAACTCTAGCTTGAATACAGAACTCAAAGTTTTGAGCCAACAATTAAGTCCTGATATTAACATTATAGAACTGAATGTTAATTCCCTATTTGATCGGATCGTTGCCGCTCCAGAGGAATTCGGTTTTACAAACGTTACTAACTCTTGCCTTAGCGAAGACTTATCAGTAGTGCCTATAGATATTCCCACACAACAGGTTTCCTGTAACCCTAAAGAATTTTTGTTTTGGGACGGAGTACATCCTACAACTACTGCTCATAAGCTAATTGGAGAATTAGCATTCTCAGCACTTCAGCCAGTACCAGTACCCGAAGCATCTGCTGGATTAGGAATGCTAGCATACAGCATTTTAGGTGCAGTTTCGCTATTGAAAGGCAAAATAACTAATTGA
- a CDS encoding 3-oxoacyl-ACP synthase III family protein translates to MVHFPVGIRSVALSFPTIRRTNNYYVEKYPELIAQTEQKGLARLFSLTGSTPNNEFDLEMLPYLSDPFRGTVERWLLGHDESSLTLEYRAATDALNAAKLSVNDIDLMIVASVWPEQIGFGNAAFLARKLGLVGAAWNLDATCGSTPVVLQTASALVRAGEYRNVLVVISCSYSRVCDEQDTVSWFLGDGAGAFVVSSLEGNQGILGTKTVHTGALCEVVSTELTKDEQGNSRLRIQTGKDAKALRETAAEFLSICCEGAIASAGVTLEQIDFFLFNTPTAWMTRFCTRLLGINPERTIDLYPLYANIGPVLTVANLYHAAHLGKIHENDLVLIYGSGAAGVASASVMRWGNVALAPHPLESSKLAKKSL, encoded by the coding sequence ATGGTGCATTTCCCAGTAGGTATTCGCTCAGTTGCACTAAGTTTTCCAACTATTAGACGTACCAATAACTATTACGTAGAAAAGTACCCTGAGCTAATAGCTCAGACTGAACAAAAAGGACTAGCAAGGCTCTTTTCGCTGACTGGAAGCACTCCAAATAACGAGTTTGATCTGGAGATGCTGCCTTATCTTTCAGATCCATTTCGTGGTACTGTTGAGCGCTGGCTGCTTGGTCATGACGAGTCTTCGTTAACCTTGGAGTATCGCGCGGCAACAGATGCCTTGAATGCAGCTAAACTTTCAGTTAATGATATTGATTTGATGATTGTGGCCTCAGTTTGGCCTGAACAAATTGGATTTGGCAATGCCGCCTTTCTTGCCCGTAAACTCGGTCTTGTGGGTGCTGCATGGAATCTTGATGCAACCTGTGGGAGTACACCAGTTGTACTTCAAACTGCCTCTGCTTTGGTACGAGCGGGAGAGTATCGCAATGTACTCGTAGTTATTTCGTGTTCGTACTCTCGCGTTTGTGACGAGCAAGATACTGTGTCTTGGTTTCTTGGTGATGGTGCTGGAGCCTTTGTAGTCAGTTCACTCGAAGGAAATCAGGGTATCCTGGGCACTAAGACAGTTCATACAGGTGCGCTGTGTGAAGTAGTATCTACTGAACTGACAAAGGATGAACAAGGAAATTCACGACTTCGCATACAGACTGGTAAGGATGCAAAGGCTCTACGCGAAACTGCTGCGGAGTTTCTTTCTATATGTTGTGAGGGTGCGATCGCATCTGCTGGTGTAACGTTAGAGCAAATCGACTTTTTTCTTTTCAATACCCCTACTGCTTGGATGACACGCTTCTGCACGCGGCTACTAGGTATTAACCCAGAGCGCACGATCGATCTCTACCCTCTATATGCAAATATAGGGCCAGTACTGACTGTGGCAAATCTTTACCATGCTGCACATTTGGGTAAGATTCACGAAAATGACTTAGTTCTCATTTATGGTTCTGGTGCAGCAGGTGTTGCTTCTGCAAGTGTAATGCGCTGGGGTAATGTGGCGTTAGCCCCTCACCCTCTTGAAAGTTCTAAATTAGCAAAAAAATCTCTCTAA
- a CDS encoding ScyA-related TPP-binding enzyme translates to MHLKFQDTQATTTEQLNSTEQESHSQPSRPSSVAEAVVKMLKEMGVEYAFGVSGGAIAPIWAALHQSSMQVLHFRHEAGAAFAAIEAYFASDRPVVVFTTTGPGITNALTGLLAARWEGAKVIFVSASTSAPQRGRWACQETSNYTMPSAGIFTSGTIFHYATTLESSNELPEVARRIALGIGQPGGFVAHISIPANIQTSCVNTSLPRVTFSQAAATASEETIAECVRLLSEEPFAIWVGFGARGAGEEIRQLAERTGAAVMCSPRAKGIFPEDHPQFVGVTGFGGHESVFRYMREQRPRQILVLGTRLGEFTSFWNPVMIPRQGFLHVDIDPEIPGTAYPSTETFAIQSDVRIFLKSLLKNLRENTGRSQTIVLPQFKRDVIKPRAVGLVRPEWLMDVIQQVIVDRSDAVVMAESGNSFAWVIHLLRFTTPNRYRIGNGFGSMGHFVTGVVGAALARNGKAVAIVGDGAMLMNSEVNTAVKYQIPAVWIVLNDGRYNICEQGIAYLGFNNVDATIPQADFVKIAQGMGAEGIRVEKETDVQVALEKAIAANGPFVVDVIIDPTQIAPTQSRNLSLILQGATNY, encoded by the coding sequence ATGCATCTTAAATTTCAGGACACACAAGCGACTACCACTGAACAATTAAACTCTACTGAACAGGAATCTCATAGCCAGCCATCTAGACCTTCTTCGGTAGCAGAGGCAGTGGTTAAAATGCTAAAAGAGATGGGAGTAGAGTATGCCTTTGGGGTTTCGGGAGGTGCGATCGCACCAATATGGGCTGCGTTACACCAAAGTTCCATGCAGGTGCTGCACTTTCGCCACGAAGCTGGAGCCGCTTTTGCAGCAATTGAGGCTTACTTTGCTAGCGATCGCCCGGTTGTGGTATTCACTACTACAGGGCCGGGAATCACCAATGCTTTGACAGGATTGTTGGCTGCCCGTTGGGAGGGAGCTAAGGTAATTTTCGTGTCAGCTTCGACCTCTGCACCACAGCGCGGACGGTGGGCTTGTCAAGAAACTAGCAACTACACCATGCCTAGTGCAGGTATTTTTACTTCGGGAACAATATTCCATTATGCGACAACCCTAGAATCCAGCAATGAACTTCCAGAGGTTGCTCGCAGGATTGCTCTTGGTATAGGACAACCTGGAGGATTTGTAGCTCATATCAGCATTCCGGCAAACATCCAGACAAGTTGTGTAAATACATCCTTGCCACGAGTAACTTTCTCTCAGGCTGCGGCAACAGCAAGTGAGGAGACGATAGCCGAATGTGTTCGCTTACTTTCTGAGGAGCCGTTTGCAATTTGGGTGGGCTTTGGGGCACGGGGTGCAGGAGAAGAGATTCGCCAGCTTGCTGAAAGAACAGGGGCTGCCGTAATGTGTTCGCCACGAGCTAAGGGTATTTTTCCTGAAGATCATCCTCAGTTTGTAGGTGTTACCGGCTTTGGTGGGCATGAGTCTGTTTTCAGATACATGAGAGAGCAACGTCCAAGGCAAATCCTGGTATTAGGAACACGTCTTGGCGAATTTACCTCCTTTTGGAACCCTGTGATGATTCCCAGGCAAGGCTTTTTGCATGTTGACATCGACCCGGAAATACCGGGAACTGCATATCCATCTACTGAAACTTTCGCCATCCAGTCGGACGTAAGAATCTTCCTGAAGAGTCTGCTGAAGAACTTAAGAGAAAATACTGGCCGCTCACAAACAATAGTGCTGCCTCAATTCAAACGCGATGTCATCAAGCCACGTGCGGTTGGTCTAGTGCGACCAGAATGGCTCATGGATGTGATTCAACAAGTGATTGTTGATAGAAGCGATGCAGTGGTAATGGCAGAGTCAGGTAACTCTTTTGCTTGGGTAATTCATCTGCTACGATTTACCACACCAAATCGTTACCGGATCGGCAACGGATTTGGTTCTATGGGGCATTTTGTCACAGGTGTAGTAGGTGCTGCTTTGGCACGGAATGGCAAGGCTGTTGCCATTGTCGGAGATGGTGCCATGCTGATGAACAGCGAGGTAAACACGGCTGTAAAATATCAAATTCCTGCCGTCTGGATTGTACTCAATGATGGGCGTTATAACATCTGCGAACAGGGGATAGCATATCTAGGATTCAATAACGTAGATGCAACGATTCCACAGGCAGATTTCGTCAAGATTGCTCAGGGAATGGGAGCAGAAGGTATTCGGGTTGAAAAAGAAACTGACGTTCAAGTAGCACTAGAAAAAGCGATCGCGGCGAACGGCCCATTTGTGGTTGATGTAATCATAGATCCCACCCAAATAGCACCCACTCAAAGTCGTAATCTAAGCCTGATTTTACAGGGCGCTACCAACTATTAA
- a CDS encoding DUF5895 domain-containing protein yields MKASANFDFEDEKFNAPPSQVIPWCQMINPRYGTDGMQSHGLAIKLDNANAVGFVPDDNWQQVEHEFSSGVETVFISNTPNLVLVRRGPLSVKDRESGLKLGTLKENYDAFLADKLKFKTFTRYLIFIVGENKKFLHESPLQLTLNGAAGASFSKTYCEYQQGKVVSGFVAELEKAYAIYRKQPLTPKGPLFHAHGIFCPIIDCEERGIEPNTVLVASTVDYKHPTVGTLTQYLIASDSLESAMICKTFEEYKDFGKEPVKSETPKLAMAGVSNSYVYADEDDFAYPPY; encoded by the coding sequence ATGAAAGCATCTGCTAATTTCGACTTTGAAGACGAGAAATTTAATGCACCGCCTTCTCAAGTCATCCCTTGGTGTCAGATGATTAATCCTCGGTATGGCACAGATGGTATGCAATCCCACGGTTTGGCGATAAAACTAGATAATGCTAATGCTGTTGGCTTTGTGCCAGATGATAATTGGCAGCAGGTAGAGCATGAATTTAGCTCTGGAGTCGAAACAGTCTTTATTAGCAACACTCCAAACTTGGTTTTAGTGCGTCGGGGGCCATTGTCTGTCAAAGACCGGGAAAGTGGTCTAAAACTGGGTACGCTCAAAGAAAATTATGATGCTTTTTTAGCAGATAAACTTAAATTTAAAACCTTTACTCGCTATCTAATTTTTATAGTGGGTGAAAATAAAAAGTTTTTACATGAATCACCATTACAACTAACTCTTAATGGTGCTGCTGGAGCAAGTTTCAGCAAAACCTACTGCGAATATCAACAAGGTAAAGTAGTTAGTGGATTCGTTGCTGAACTAGAAAAAGCTTATGCTATTTACCGGAAGCAACCTTTAACACCAAAAGGGCCTTTATTCCATGCTCACGGTATTTTTTGCCCGATAATTGACTGTGAAGAAAGAGGTATTGAACCAAATACTGTTCTAGTCGCTTCAACTGTAGACTACAAACATCCCACGGTAGGGACTTTAACCCAATATTTAATTGCTTCGGATTCTCTTGAGTCTGCAATGATTTGTAAGACTTTTGAAGAATACAAAGATTTTGGGAAGGAACCTGTAAAATCAGAAACGCCTAAATTGGCAATGGCAGGAGTTTCTAATTCTTATGTTTATGCCGATGAAGATGATTTTGCTTATCCGCCGTATTAG
- the mltA gene encoding murein transglycosylase A, with translation MRKTLAFLSLSLGIALINPLWSAVAQVPNLLPLPIPTTPELSPIPIPITPEITPPLKPIAIGSDCPLRQTCLGWDDQIWGRTGASLTGGDRKALLASIDNSLLYLTKGDAIAAYQNYPVKEITLDRVRRSLLRFRQLVVSSKSADQLQAAVRREFVFYQSVGNDGKGTVKFTAYYEPVYTASRVRTAIYKYPLYRLPPDFSQWPKPHPKRVDLEGKDGLKGNKSKLHGLELLWFRDRLDAYMVHIQGSAQIKLTNGKTTSIGYAGGTDYPWTSIGKELAKDGKMPLNGLTLPRMIAYFRQKPHELSNYLPRWERFIFFQETGGTGATGSIHVPVTAERSIATDKSLMPPGALALIYNSFPYAAPRGKLENRTVSRFVLDQDTGSAIKGPGRVDYFMGSGKLAGDRAGITGGNGSLYYLLLKY, from the coding sequence ATGAGAAAAACCCTTGCTTTCCTTTCCTTGAGTCTGGGAATCGCCCTTATAAATCCTCTTTGGTCGGCTGTTGCTCAGGTTCCTAACTTACTACCGTTGCCAATACCGACTACTCCCGAACTCTCACCTATACCAATACCAATTACTCCTGAGATAACGCCGCCGCTAAAACCAATCGCCATTGGAAGCGATTGTCCACTCCGGCAGACTTGCTTGGGTTGGGACGATCAAATTTGGGGTAGAACAGGTGCTTCGCTTACCGGAGGCGATCGCAAAGCGCTATTGGCTTCCATTGATAACAGTCTGCTCTACCTAACAAAGGGTGACGCGATCGCAGCATATCAAAATTATCCAGTCAAGGAAATTACCCTCGATCGCGTCCGGAGGAGTTTGTTACGTTTCCGCCAACTGGTTGTCAGTTCTAAGTCAGCAGACCAATTACAAGCCGCCGTCCGTCGAGAGTTTGTCTTTTACCAGTCTGTAGGCAACGATGGCAAGGGTACTGTTAAATTCACTGCTTACTACGAACCTGTTTACACCGCCAGCCGTGTCAGGACTGCAATATACAAGTATCCCCTTTATCGGCTACCACCTGATTTCAGCCAATGGCCTAAACCCCATCCAAAACGAGTTGATTTGGAAGGGAAGGATGGTTTAAAAGGGAATAAGAGCAAGTTACACGGTTTAGAACTGCTTTGGTTCCGCGATCGCCTCGACGCATACATGGTACATATCCAAGGTTCTGCCCAAATTAAATTAACTAATGGCAAAACAACATCAATTGGCTATGCAGGTGGAACTGATTACCCTTGGACTAGTATCGGCAAAGAACTAGCCAAAGATGGCAAAATGCCACTCAATGGATTGACACTGCCACGGATGATTGCTTATTTCCGGCAAAAACCCCACGAGTTGAGTAATTATCTGCCGCGCTGGGAACGATTTATTTTCTTCCAAGAAACTGGCGGAACGGGTGCTACAGGCAGTATTCATGTGCCAGTCACAGCAGAACGTTCTATTGCTACAGATAAGTCTCTCATGCCTCCAGGAGCGCTAGCACTGATTTACAACTCATTTCCCTATGCTGCTCCCCGTGGCAAACTAGAGAATCGTACTGTCAGCCGCTTTGTGCTTGACCAAGATACAGGAAGCGCCATCAAAGGCCCGGGCCGGGTGGATTATTTCATGGGGTCTGGTAAACTAGCAGGCGATCGCGCTGGCATCACAGGCGGTAATGGTTCACTATATTATTTGCTGCTCAAATATTAG
- a CDS encoding DUF938 domain-containing protein — MVTPQDARQYAPATERNREPILEILLQVLPQSGTILEIASGTGEHAVFFASRLRDCQWLPTDVNLELRASIIAWTEHNVCDNVYAPIELDVREPVWAVEKEAVTQRLNLEPIVAIVNINMIHISPWSACLGLMAGAGRILTAGGILYLYGPFKQGGKHTAASNAAFDEYLHGQNQEWGVRNLDDVVAAAKAEHFILKQIYQMPANNLSVVFERSADE, encoded by the coding sequence ATGGTGACACCACAAGACGCAAGACAATACGCCCCAGCAACTGAGCGCAATCGCGAACCAATTCTAGAAATACTTTTGCAGGTATTGCCTCAGAGTGGAACTATTTTAGAAATAGCAAGTGGTACTGGTGAACACGCAGTCTTTTTTGCGTCTAGGCTCAGGGATTGTCAGTGGCTACCGACAGATGTAAATTTAGAATTACGAGCCAGCATTATTGCATGGACTGAACACAACGTATGCGATAACGTTTATGCACCGATTGAGCTAGATGTTAGAGAACCAGTTTGGGCAGTGGAGAAAGAGGCAGTGACTCAGAGGCTGAATCTGGAGCCAATAGTCGCCATCGTCAACATTAATATGATTCACATTTCACCGTGGTCAGCTTGTCTAGGACTAATGGCAGGGGCAGGTCGGATCTTAACAGCAGGAGGAATCCTCTATTTATATGGGCCTTTTAAACAAGGTGGAAAACATACAGCAGCGAGTAATGCAGCTTTTGACGAATATTTACATGGGCAAAACCAAGAATGGGGTGTGCGGAACTTAGATGATGTAGTAGCAGCAGCTAAGGCAGAACATTTCATCTTGAAACAGATTTACCAAATGCCAGCAAATAATCTTTCAGTAGTCTTTGAACGTTCTGCTGATGAATAA